A genomic stretch from Gammaproteobacteria bacterium includes:
- the ectA gene encoding diaminobutyrate acetyltransferase — protein sequence MSDTAKKMDIDISFRAATDMDGARMYEFVRDHGVLELNTAYAYMILAKHFGAHCLVAECPDVLDEGELAGFILAYRPPANPEQVFVWQIGTHPKLRGQGLARRMLNQLTTLDANKDAEFVTATVATDNEPSRALFRSFARHLDTECTVSDFFKTDMFPSDGSGEHAAEELFRIGPLPKN from the coding sequence ATGAGTGACACGGCGAAAAAGATGGATATCGACATCAGCTTCCGTGCGGCCACTGACATGGATGGCGCCAGGATGTACGAGTTCGTCCGTGATCACGGCGTGCTGGAACTGAACACTGCCTACGCCTACATGATCCTCGCCAAGCACTTCGGCGCACACTGCCTGGTGGCGGAATGCCCGGACGTGCTCGACGAGGGCGAACTCGCTGGCTTCATCCTGGCTTATCGTCCGCCGGCGAACCCCGAGCAGGTTTTCGTCTGGCAGATCGGCACGCACCCGAAACTGCGCGGCCAGGGCCTGGCACGTCGCATGCTGAACCAGCTGACGACGCTCGACGCCAACAAGGATGCCGAGTTCGTGACCGCTACCGTGGCCACCGACAACGAGCCATCGCGCGCCCTGTTCAGGAGCTTTGCGCGACACCTCGATACCGAGTGCACGGTCAGCGACTTCTTCAAGACGGACATGTTCCCGTCGGATGGAAGCGGAGAGCATGCCGCGGAAGAACTGTTCCGTATCGGCCCGCTGCCGAAGAACTGA
- a CDS encoding aspartate kinase, with translation MSTIVMKFGGTSVASEERLRLVARKIVDTKREGHDVVAVVSAMGNTTSELLDLATNLAPTPPRRELDMLLSAGERISMSLLSMAIQEMGEKSISLTGPQSGIHTTDTHFNARIKDVRPDRVAREIGRGKIVIVAGYQGVNSRGEVTTLGRGGSDTTAVAIAAALDASRCEICSDVDGVFSSDPRVVEEAARIDEMNHEEMLELARHGASVLNPRAVEYAWKRDLDVRARSTFDDGQGTMITRDANQHETSVTGIAGQKELARINTANDDESCKLVDKLLGDADPFLVAEHEDGRRDLYVPTEEIADIKSLGRELEDGLDDSVRVETGLASVSAVGLNIGSDTDIRSEVEQVLTDNDINIGRTFCSSHAVATILPKDERVKAMQVLHAHFLEPVPSPGSKEVDDSAERNADRKVA, from the coding sequence ATGAGTACCATCGTCATGAAATTTGGCGGCACCTCGGTAGCCAGCGAGGAGCGGCTGCGACTGGTCGCACGCAAGATCGTGGATACCAAGCGTGAAGGCCACGATGTCGTAGCCGTGGTTTCCGCCATGGGGAACACCACCAGCGAGCTGTTGGACCTTGCCACCAACCTCGCCCCGACACCGCCGCGTCGTGAACTCGACATGCTGCTGTCGGCGGGCGAGCGCATTTCCATGTCGCTGCTGTCGATGGCCATCCAGGAGATGGGCGAGAAATCCATTTCACTGACCGGTCCGCAGAGCGGCATCCACACCACGGATACCCACTTCAACGCGCGCATCAAGGACGTACGTCCCGATCGCGTTGCGCGCGAGATCGGTCGCGGCAAGATCGTGATCGTCGCCGGCTACCAGGGTGTCAACTCGCGCGGCGAGGTCACCACGCTCGGTCGTGGCGGCTCGGACACGACGGCCGTGGCAATTGCTGCGGCACTGGATGCCAGCCGTTGCGAAATCTGCTCGGACGTCGATGGCGTGTTCAGCTCCGATCCGCGCGTGGTCGAGGAAGCGGCCCGGATCGACGAGATGAACCACGAGGAGATGCTCGAGCTGGCGCGCCACGGTGCATCCGTGCTGAATCCACGCGCCGTCGAATATGCCTGGAAGCGCGACCTCGATGTTCGCGCGCGTTCCACCTTCGACGACGGCCAGGGCACCATGATCACGCGCGATGCCAACCAGCACGAGACTTCGGTGACGGGCATTGCCGGCCAGAAGGAACTGGCGCGCATCAACACGGCCAACGATGACGAATCCTGCAAGCTGGTGGACAAGCTGCTCGGCGATGCCGATCCCTTCCTCGTCGCCGAACATGAAGACGGTCGCCGCGACCTTTACGTGCCGACCGAGGAAATCGCCGACATCAAGTCGCTGGGTCGGGAGCTGGAGGACGGTCTCGATGACAGCGTCCGGGTCGAAACCGGGCTGGCATCGGTCTCGGCCGTCGGCCTGAACATTGGCAGCGACACCGACATCCGCAGCGAAGTGGAACAGGTCCTGACCGACAACGACATCAATATCGGCCGCACCTTCTGCTCGAGCCATGCAGTCGCGACGATCCTGCCGAAGGACGAACGCGTCAAGGCAATGCAGGTATTGCACGCGCATTTTCTTGAGCCGGTCCCTTCCCCGGGTTCCAAGGAAGTGGATGATTCGGCCGAGCGCAATGCAGACAGGAAAGTGGCATGA